GAAGAACCAAAAGAAAGCGTATATTTGCGGACTTGCAGCCGTCTGCCTGTGGTCGACCGTGGCCACCGCCTTCAAGCTATCCCTGCGCCACCTCGGGCCGGAGCCGCTGCTTTTCTATGCCAGCCTGACCTCGGTGCTGGTTCTGCTCCTGATTCTGGCCATCCAGGGCAGGATGAGAGAATTGTCGCGACTGACATTCAAGGATGCACGCTTCTCCCTGCTTCTTGGCGGCCTGAACCCCTTCCTCTACTACCTTGTCCTGATCCGCGCCTACGACCTGCTCCGCGCCCAGGAAGCCCAGGCCATCAACTACACCTGGGCCATCACCATGAGCCTCCTGTCCATCCCCCTCCTCGGCCAGCGCCTGCGCGGCCTGCAATTCGTGGCCATCGGCCTTGGCTACCTCGGCGCGCTCATCATCTCCACCCGGGGCAATCTGCTGGGATTCGAGATGGCGAGCCCCCTGGGTTTTGCCCTGGCCATGGGCAGCACGGTCATCTGGGCCCTGTTCTGGATTTTCGGGGTCAAGGACGCCATGGACCCGACCCTGCGCCTGCTGCTCAACTTCTGCTGCGGCGCGGTCTACACCGGAGCGTGGGCGCTCCTGTCCGGCATTTCGCTCATCCCCAACGGGCCGGGTTTGCTTGGCGCGGTCTACCTCGGGATCTTCGAGATGGGGGTGACGTTCGTGCTCTGGATGTCGGCCCTGCGCCTGTCCCGAACCACGGCGCAGGTCAGCAACATGATCTATCTGGCCCCCTTCCTGTCCCTCTTCATCATTCACTTCCTGCTCGGCGAAACCATCCACGCAGCCACCCTGGCCGGACTGGGCTTCATCCTGGCTGGCACCGTGACCCAAAAATTCGCGGACGCCCAAGCCACGAAGTGAAAATTCCGAGCTCCCAAGCTCTCTACCTGCCCACCACAAGCATTTCGATCTCAAAAAAATATTGACAGACCAGCAGCTCACCACTATTTCTACACATTGTTTTGAAGCGTCATGCCATTTCATGGGAAATGATCGTGACGCTGGTGCGGACCAGCTGGTAGCTGTTTCCAGCCGGAATATCCGCATTTTTTTTACCTTTTTTTTCGGAGTTATAGTTTAGTCTATGAACATCTATGTTGGAAATCTGTCCTGGTCGACCACCGATGCCGACCTGAAGTCCCTGTTCTCCCAGTACGGCGAAGTCACCTCTGCTCACGTCATCGAAGACCGCGCCACCGGCCGCTCCCGTGGTTTTGGCTTTGTCGAGATGGATGACGAAGGCGCCCGCCAGGCCATCCAGGCAGTGAACGGCACCGATTTTCAGGGCCGCAACCTGAAGGTCAACGAATCTCAGCCCCGTGAGAGCCGCCCCCGCTACTAAGCGGTCTGTTCGATCATGAGGAAGCCCGTCCATGGACGGGCTTTTTTTTGTTCAAAATCCGCCGCCACGACTGCCCGAAAAGTGCATTGACGAGTTCCCCGCGTGCCGCATATTGGAGCCGACACCCAAGTCCCCATCCCCTCAGGAGTTATTGATGCGCCCCTGTTCCAAGACGATCCGACTTTTCCTGATCCTGCTCCTGACGATGCTCGCAGCCTGTTCCAAGCCCGCGCCCGGACCTTCGCAAGCCGCCCCGGCACCAACAAACGCGACGGCGGAAGCCCCCGCCCCCCAAAGCCCGGCGCCAACAGCCGACATCCAGGCCGCGCCACAAAGCGAGACCACGCCTAAGCGAACCACAGAAACGCAGGAAGCCCCGTGCCTTGAGTGTGACGCCGTCGATCCGAGCCAGGACCGCGCGGACTGTTTCAAGCTTCAGCCCGGCAAGACGAGCAAAAACAAACACGGCAAGACCGTGACCGGCCGCTGCCAGCCCCAATGCGTTCCCTACGCCCGCTGCCGCAGCGGGATCATGACCTGCCGCCTGGGTGACACGGGTCCAGTGGAGTGGTTCGAGTGCGCGCGCAAGAACAAGGCGACGACCCTGGTCCCCAAGGCCGGGTCCATCATGGTCATCGACGTCAACACCCGCCGCAAGATGCCCACCGGCCACCTCGGTTATGTGGAAGAGGCCTGCCCCAACGCGGACGGGACCTGGAGCCTGCGCTTCAGTCACACCAACTTTGACCGCAAATGCCACCTGGACCTAGACGCCAAGGTCCTGTTCAATCCGGCGACCATGACCGCCACGTTTCTGAGCGGGCCATGGAAAACATGGGCCAAGGACCTGAAAATCCGCGGCTTCATCCTGAGGTGAACCATGCAGGCACGCATACTCAGACACGCTCCCGGGAATGAATACTTTTTCCGGGAAGGATGCTTCATCACCGAACTCTCCAACGAGGATCACGACCCGGCCGCATCCATGGCCCGCGCCCGGGTCGAACCGGGCCGCACCACGGCCTGGCATGCCCTGAATCAAACCGCCGAGCGCTATGTGATCCTTGAAGGCCAGGGCCGCGTCGAAGTCGGCGACCTGCAGCCGCAAAACGTCGATCCCGGCGACGTGGTCATCATCCCCCCGGGGGTCCGGCAGCGCATCACCTGCACCAGCACATCCGACCTCATCTTCCTGGCCGTCTGCACCCCACGCTTCGACCCGCGAAACTATATCGCCCTGGAAAAATAAAAGATGGATCCCCGCCTGCGCGGGGATGACACAGAGTGATAACGCGCCGCAGCACCGCAGCGGGCTTTGTTGGTCCGACTCTCCATCCAAACCAAGAAAAACGAGTCTTCTTCCCCCGAAAAAAGTACCACAGTACCGCAGCGGGCCTTGTTGGTCCGGTCAGGTTGCTTCGACTGTCTGACCGAGCCAGGCATCGTTGGCGGAATCGTTGCCGCTCGTCTTGCTCCGCTTTTACGCCCTGCACGCAACGATTACGCCGTACGAGGCCCGCGAGGGAGTTTCGAAGCGGCCTGACCGGGCCAACAAGGCCCGCCTCTCCAGCCAAGCCAAGAAAACACGTCTTCTTCACCCCCAAAACACACCATATTAAACCGCAGTGACAACGCGCCGCAGTACCGCAGCGGGCCTTGTTGGCCCGGGTCTCCATCCAAACCAAGAAAAACAAGTCTTCTTCCCCCGAAAAACGTACCGCAGTACCGCGGCGGGCCTTGTTGGTCCGGTCAGGTTGCTTCGACTGTCTGACCGAGCCAGGCATCGTTGGCGGAATCGTTGCCGCTCGTCTTGCTCCGCTTTTACGCCCTGCACGCAACGATTACGCCGTACGAGGCCCACGAGGGAGTTTCGAAGCGGCCTGACCGGGCCAACAAGGCCCGCCTCCTCACCACAAAAAAAACCGCCGGTTTCCCGGCGGATCGTTTCCCCCTATCGTGGGGACTTTTTCTTCAGCGCACCTTCTGATCAGAGCGGCAACAGCAGGCTCTCTCCGGTCATCTCTACGGGCTTTTCAATCCCGAGGATGGCCAGGATGGTCGGCGCCACGTCGGCCAGGCGACCGTCGCGCACCTTGAAGTTTCCCGGCCCCACGTAGACGAAGGGCACGGGATTCAGGCTGTGGGAAGTCTTCACGTTGCCCTGCGCGTCCAGCATATCCTCGGCGTTGCCATGGTCCGCCGTGACCAGCAGCGTGCCTCCCATCTTCACCACGCTATCCATAACCCGCCCCAGACACTGATCCACGGCCTCGCAGGCCTTGATGGCGGCCGGGATGACCCCGGTGTGTCCGACCATGTCCAGGTTGGCGAAATTGCAGATCACCATGTCGTAGTTCCCCGACTCCAGAGCCGCCACAAGAGTATCCGTGACCTTGTTCACGCTCATCTCCGGCTTGAAGTCGTAGGTGGGCACGTCCTTGGGCGAAGGCAGAAGTTCACGGTCCTCTCCAGGAAAAGGCGTTTCCTGGCCGCCGTTGAAAAAATAGGTCACGTGGGCGTATTTTTCCGTCTCGGCCGTGCGCAGCTGGCGCATGCCCCGTTCGGACACGACCTGGCCCAGAATGCGGTCCAGGCTGACCGGCGGAAAGAGCACGGGCAGGCCAAAATCCTTTTCGTAGCGGGTCATGGTCACAAAACGCGACAGGGCGATCTTGCGCGGCCGCGCGAACCCGGTGAAATCATCCTCGGTCAGGGCACGGGTCAGCTCGCGCGCCCGGTCGGCCCTGAAGTTGAAGAAGAGCACGGCGTCGCCGTCCCCGATCAGGCCCGAAGGCTGCCCATCGCGCAGGATCACGCGGGGTTTCACAAACTCGTCGTTCTCCCCGGCCGCGTATCCGTCGCTGACCGCATCGGCCGCGCTGACGGCAGTCAGCCCCCGGCCCTCGGTCATGGCCGCATAAGCCAGCTCGACCCTATCCCAGCGCTGATCCCGGTCCATGGCGTAGTAGCGCCCCGAGACCGAAACGATGCGCCCCGCGCCCATGCGGGCCAAATCGGCCTCCAGGGCCTTTATGTAGCCCAGGCCACTGCGCGGCGGCGTATCCCGGCCGTCCAGAAATGCGTGCACGCAGATGTCCGCCACGCCCTGATCGCTCAAGGATCGAATCAGCGCCACGAGATGATCCTGCATGCTGTGCACGCCGCCATCGGAGACCAGGCCCATGAGATGCACGCGCCCCGAGCCCCCCCTGGCCGCGCCCGCAAGCTCGGCCAGTACGGGGTTTGCGGCCAGGGAACCGTCCTCTATGGCCAGGTTGATGCGCATGATGTCCTGATAGACGATCCGCCCCGCGCCAAGGTTCAGGTGCCCGACCTCCGAGTTGCCCATCTGGCCGTCAGGCAGGCCGACGTCCCGGCCCATGCACTTGAGTTCTCCCTTTGGGTGGGCAGAGAGAAGCGCGTCCATGCGCGGTGTGCGGGCCTGGCTGACGGCGTTCCCCGGACCAGGGGCGGCCTTGCCCCAACCGTCCAGAATGAGGAGCACGCAGGGCTTTTTCATTTGCCTTCCCCGGCCGTGACGCTCGCGGGGAGCTCAAGAGCCGTGGCCTGTGAGTAAAGACCTTCGACGTTGTACATGGAACGCATCTCGTCCTGAAAAACATGCACGATGACGTCGTTGCAATCGACCAGCACCCAATGGCCGCTCTGCATACCCTCGACGCCGAAAAATTCCCATTTCCTTTCCGCCAGCTTTTGCATGACTTCGTCCGCCAGGGACTGGGCATGCTTGGCCGATCTGGCCGTGACAAAGATCATGGTCTCGGTCAGAGGGGAAAATCCCCGCACGTCAAGGGCTTTGATATTCGTTCCTTTCTTGTCCGAAAGCCAAGTCACGATCTGTTCAATCTTTTCTTCCATAAGGTTCGCTTACACTCCGTATGCTATTTTATCGCTCAAACTCAAATTTTCTACGTCAATTCTCCATGCAGGGCAATGAGGCAAACCTTGACGAATGCGGCGGGTCAAGGCATAGGTCTGCAATGCAGTATATTATCGATTCAGACCTTTTCCTGATATTTAGAAGCCCCTTCGGTGAGGGGGCCACGGTGTAGCGCACGCCGCGCGAATGATTCCAATTGCCGTGAACAGCCCCTTGTTCACGGCTTTTTTCATTTTTTTTACCTGGAGGATCAGCCATGCTTTACGACGTTTCGAACGAAACCATGCCCCGGGAAGAACTGGAGGCCCTGCAGCTCAAGCGGCTCAAGGCCATGGTTGAAAAGGTCTACTACAACGTGCCCTTCTACCAGGGCAGATTCAACGAGATGAACGTCCGGCCGGAGCAGATCCGTTCCCTGGAGGACCTGAAATACCTGCCCTTCACCGAGAAACAGGATCTGCGCAACAACTATCCCTTTGGCCTTTTCGCCGTGCCCCGGGACAATGTCGTGCGCGTGCACGCATCCTCCGGCACCACGGGCAAGGCCACCGTGGTCGGCTACACTCAGCGCGACGTGAACACCTGGGCCGAGCTGATGGCCCGCTCGCTCATGTGCGCCGGAGCCAGCCGCCGCGACATCGTGCACAACGCCTACGGATACGGCCTCTTCACCGGAGGCTTAGGCATGCACTACGGCGTGGAGCGCCTGGGCGCGACCATCCTGCCCATCTCCGGCGGCGGCACCAGACGCCAGGTCATGCTCATGCGCGACTTCGGCTCGACCATCCTGTGCAGCACCCCGTCCTACGCGCTCTTCCTGTACGAATCGGTCCTCGCGGCGGGCATGAGCATCTCCGACCTGAAGCTGCACACGGGCATCTTCGGCGCCGAACCCTGGAGCGAAAAGATGCGCTCCGAGATCGAATCCAAGCTGCAGATAAAGGCCCTCGACATCTACGGCCTGTCCGAGATCATGGGTCCGGGCGTGGGCATGGAGTGCTGCGACGCCCAGGACGGCCTGCACATCTGGGAGGACCACTTCCTCATCGAGATCATCGACCCCGAGACGGGCGAGCAGCTGCCCCTGGGCGAGACCGGCGAACTGGTCATCACCACCATCACCAAGGAAGCCCAGCCGCTGATCCGCTACCGCACCCGCGACATCACGCGCATCGAGGCCATCCCCTGCCGTTGCGGCCGCACCCACCGGCGCATTTCGCGCATCCAGGGCCGCAGCGATGACATGCTCATCATCCGCGGCGTGAACGTGTTCCCGCAGCAGATCGAGACCATCCTGCTCGAAACCCAGGGCGTGGCCCCGCATTACCAGCTCATCCTGACCCGTCAGGGCAGCCTGGACATGCTGGAGGTCAAGGTCGAGGTGGACGAAAAGCTCTTCTCCGACGAGATCAGGCATTTACAGCGTATCGAAGCCAAGATACAAAAAAATATCAAGGAATTCCTGGGCGTCACCGCCAAGGTGACCCTGTCCGAACCGCAGAGTATCGAACGCTCCGAAGGTAAGGCCAAACGCATCATCGACCTGCGCAACTCGTAATCAACTGGGCCGGCGCCACCAAGCGTCACCCACCCCAGACCGGGAGGAATCATGAAAGTTGAACAGATTTCCGTTTTTCTGGAAAACAGAGCCGGCCGCCTGGCCGAAGTGACCAAGACCCTGGCCGAAAACCAGATCAATATCCGCGCCCTGTCCCTGGCCGACACCTCCGATTTCGGCATCCTGCGCCTCATCGTGACCGACAACGAAAAGGCCAAGGAAGTGCTCAAGGCCAAAGGCTTCACCGTGGGCCGCACCAATGTCGTGGCCGCCGAGGTGGGCGATCGTCCCGGCGGACTGCACACCATCCTGGAGATGCTCAACGCGGGCGGGGTGAACGTGGAGTACATGTACGCCTTCGTGACCCAGAGCGGCCGCAACGCCATCCTCATCTTCCGTTTCGACCGCACGGACCAGGCCATCGAGGTCTTGCAGAAGAACAGCGTGCGCATCCTGTCCGGAGACGAACTCTACACCCTCTGATTCCAGATCGCGCCGTGCCCGAAACGGGGCAGGCCATTCTTGCAGTCAAACCCGGCCCTCGTCCCGCGACGGGGGCTTTTTCGTCCAAAAGGGAAAATCACGTGCGCACCGTCCTGCCCATGCCGACCGTCAACCGATCGAACACCGCCGCGCCCCGTCCCGCGCCATCCAGACCGGCGCACGCCCGGACCACGAGGCACGCGTGACGTCCGCCCGATCCTTCCGATTTCAGCGTGTCTATGTAGAGATCACCAACATCTGCAACCTGCGCTGCGACTTCTGCGCCGGAACGACACGCCCCCCCGCGAGCATGGACCCCGAGTTCTTCAGGCGCGTCCTGGATCAGCTCGTACCGCTCACGGACCAAGTCTGCCTGCATGTCATGGGCGAACCGCTCCTGCATCCGCACCTTGAGACCATCCTTGAACTTTGCGCGGCGGCAGGGATCGGGGTCAACCTGACCACCAACGCCGCCCTGCTGCACGGCAAGGCGGACATGCTGATGCGGGCGCGGGCCCTGCGGCAGGTCAATTTCTCCATGCAGTCCCTGCGCCGGGGCGAGGACCTTGACCACGACACCCTGGAACGCATCCTTGAATTCAGCCTGCGCGCGGCGGAACTGCGCCCCGAGCTCTTCATCAATTTCCGGCTCTGGACCCTGCAAAGCCTCAACGCTTCCGAACACAGCCAATTCAATGCGGTGATCCTGCACCGCATCGCGGCCGCCCTTGACCGCGAAATCCAGCCCCCCGCGCCGGGACGCAAGAGCTCAAGGCTGCTGGGCCGCATCTATCTGCACACGGACACGGTCTTCGAATGGCCGGGCGACCTGACCACGCTGGAAAGATCGCGCGGGTTCTGTCACGCCCTGTCCACACATTGCGCCATCCTGGTCGACGGCACGGTCTGCCCGTGCTGTCTCGACGCGGACGCGAGGCTCGCCCTGGGCAACATCCATGATACCCCTCTGACCGCCATCCTGGACTCGCCACGGGCCCGGGCCATGGCCGCCGGTTTCGCGGCGGGCAGGCTCGTGGAAGAGGTCTGCCGCCACTGCACCTATTGCCGCAGGTTCAAAAGCAGGGCACAACGCTGAGCACGCCCCGCGCACAACCCGCGCCGAACACGCAGACCCATCCCGAGTGCCTCATGGATCATTACTCACGCTCCGCCCTCAACACCTTTGCCGGCCTGGTCCTGAACCGCAAGCCACTTGCCCCCCTCGATGCCCCTGACTGGGAAAAAAGCCTGACATCGAAGCACGCCGTCTTTGTCGTGGTCCGGGGGGACGAAATCCTCTTCGACGGAACCCGGCTCGAACCGCTCCTGCTGGCCCCGCCCATGCTTGGCGCATGCGACCGGGCCCATCTGCAGGCCATGCTCCTGGGCGATGACGGCAGCCGCCGCTATTTCGCCATCAACATCGAACGCCTCCCGGCGGGCACGGTTCAATGCCTGAGCAGCCTTGGAACCTTTGTCCCCTTGCGTCGGCACGCGGCCGTGCTGCCAAGGCAAATGGCCGCCCTGCTCGGATACGCCCGCGCCGTCGCGGGATGGCACAGCCTGGCCCGCTACTGCGGCCTGTGCGGCCACCCCACCATGCCAAGGCCCGGCTCCCCGGCCCAGACATGCACCAATCCGGCATGCGGCGCGGTGCATTTTCCCCGCGTCAATCCGGCCATGATCGTCCTGGTGCACCACAGGGACAGCCAGGGTGACAGATGCCTGCTCGGCCGTCAGTCCCTCTGGCAGCCACGTGTCTACTCGGCCCTCTCCGGCTATGTGGAGCCCGGGGAAAGCGTGGAGGACGCAGTCCTGCGCGAGGTCATGGAGGAGACGGGAGTCACGGTGCGCGACATTCACTATTTTTCTTCCCAGCCCTGGCCGTTTTCCGGTTCGCTCATGCTCGGTTTTCATGCCCGCGCGACCAGCACTAAAATTCACATCGACGAGGACGAACTCGAGGACGCCCGCTGGTTCGCACGCCACGAAATCCCCGCCCTGCTCGATTCCGGCGAACTGGCCCTGCCATCGGCCGAAACCATCGCCCGGCATCTCTTCGACGCCTGGTATCTTGGCGGCGAAATCGGCCGGGACTGAAACCCTTTACCGTGCGGCAGGCAAACCACGCGGCAGGCCGGACCGGGTCAGATCATTGCATCCGCCCGATGATTATGGTTAAAGATATGAAAGCAGACTGCCGGTTTTGAAATATCACCACGGGAGAAAACCATGGGTAAAAAACTGCTCCTGGCCGGAGGCGGCCACGCACATATGACCATCCTGGCCCACATGCGGGATCTGGTCCGGGAAGGACACGAAGTAACCGTCGTACAACCATCCGATTTTCATTATTATTCCGGCATGGGTCCAGGCATGCTCGGTACGACCTACACTCCGGACGAGATCCGCTTCGCCACCCGCCAGGTTGTCGAAAGCATGGGCGGAACCTTCGTGCGGGACAAGGTCACGCACATAGACGCTAAGCAGCGCCAGGTCACCCTGGCCTCCGGCAGCACCCTGGAATACGACGTGCTGTCCTGCAACGCGGGCAGCTTCATCCCCTTTGACAACATCCACGGCGACACATCGAACATCTTCACTGTCAAGCCCATCGAACGGCTGCAGGAAGCGCAGCGGGCCGTGATCTCTCTCTGCGCAGCCAGGACCAAGCCCCATGTGGCCGTGGTCGGCGGCGGCCCGGCCGCGCTCGAAATCGCGGGCAACGTGCGCAAGCTCGCCAAACTGCGAGGGCGGCACGCGCCTCGAATCACCCTCTTTGCCGGACGCCAGCTCCTGGGCCGTTTTCCGGAAAAGATCCAGACCATGGCCCGGGACTCCCTCACTCTTCAGGACATCACTATCAATGAAGACGGCTACGTGGACGAGATCCGCAACGGCGTCATCATCCAGAACGGAAAACATCATCACCCGGACATGGTCTTCGTGGCCACGGGCGTGCACCCCTCACGGCTTTTTGCCGACTCGGGACTGCCCACGGGGGTCACGGGGGGGCTGCTGGTCAACGAATGGCTGCAAAGCGTGCAACATCCCGAAATTTTCGGCGGGGGCGACTGCATCGATTTCGAGCCCAAGGCTCTGGACAAGGTCGGCGTCTATGCCGTGCGCGAAAACCCGGTCCTGCTGCGCAATGTCCGCGCCGCCCTGAACGGGACCAGGCTGCAGCGCTTCGATCCCGGCGGAAGCTACCTGCTCCTCTTCAACATGGGCGACGACACGGCCATTTTCAGCAAGGGACCACTCATGTTCCGCAACTGGCTGGGATTTTTGCTCAAGGACTATATCGATCGACGCTTCATGCGTCATTTCCAGGCTCTTGAACGCTGAGGCAAGCACGATGGATCTGCTGCGGGTCACGGCCCTCGGCAAACGCTTCGGCGGCACTGAGGTCTTTCGAGACGTTAGCTTCGACGTGCCCAGAGGTAGCCTCGTCTCCCTGGTCGGGCCGTCCGGGGTGGGCAAAACGACCCTGCTGCACATCATCGCCGGGCTCGAGGCCGCCGAAAGCGGGACCGTCACCCACTTCGGCGGTAAGAGGGAAAGGCCCCAGGCCATTCTCGTCTTTCAGGATTACGTGCTCTTCCCGAACATGACGGTCTTCCAGAACATCGCCTTCGGCCTGAAGGCCCGGAAGATGAAGAGGGCCGCCATCCGGGACAAGGTCTTGCCCATGCTCGGCTATTTCCACCTTGAAGACAGGCGGGATGCCTATCCGTCAGAGCTCTCGGGCGGACAGAAGCAGCGCGTGGCCATTGCCCGGGCCATGGTCCTTGAACCCTCGCTCCTGCTTCTGGACGAGCCCTTTGCCAACCTCGACCGCAACCTGAAGATGGAGACGGCCCTCTTCATCCGCTCAACCCAGCGCAGCTTCGGCATCACCACGATCTGCGTGACCCACGACCTGCAGGAAGCGCTGGCCATGTCCGACCGCATCGGGGTCATGCTCGGGGGAAGCCTGCGCCAATACGCTCCGCCGCTGGACGTCTACCGGCGGCCCGTGGACATGGAAACGGCGCGCTTTTTGGGGCCGGTCAACACCATCACCGCCCCCCTGGCCCGCCTCCTGGGCCTTGAGACCTGCTGGCTGCGACCCGAGGCCCTGCGCCTGGAACCGGACCCGGACGGCCCCGCCGTCATCACGGCCACGCATTTTGCGGGGCACTACCTGTGCTACACGCTGCGTGTTCTGGACCAGGACCTCGTAGTCTACGCCCTGGAACCCATGGGGCAGCCAGGGGACAGGATGCACATCCGCGTTTCAAACCAGTATCCGCCCATCTTCAGCGGCTCTCTTCCGGAGGATTCATGCGCATAAGATTACTTTTCATCATACTCCTTGCGGCCCTGGCCACCGGATGCTCCGAGACTCCGGAACAGACCTCCGTGCTGCAACAGGACTTCGCGAGTCTGGAAAAGTCCGCGCGCGGCACCGAGGTACGCTGGCACATGTGGGGAGGCAGCGCACAGATCAATCAGTGGATCGACACTTTCGTGACCTCCGAGATGAAACGACTGCACGACATAACCGTGGTCCGTGTGCCCATGGATGCGCCGGTCTTCGTCAACAAGCTGCTGACCGAGAAGGCTGCGGGCAAGACCACCGGGACCATGGACCTCTTGTGGATCAACGGCGAAAATTTCAAGAACTCCATGCAGGCCGGCGTGCTCTTCGGGCCCTTCACGGACAGGCTGCCGAACTTCACGGCCTGGTATGACCCGCAAAAATCAGCCCATGATTTCGGCTATCCCGTGAACGGCTTCGAGGCACCCTACGGCCGGGCCCAGTTCGTCTTCGAATACGACACGGCCCGCACGCCAATGCCTCCGGCCACTCTGGCCGAACTTGCCGACTGGATCAGGGCCAACCCCGGACGCTTCACCTACCCGCAGCCCCCGGACTTCACGGGCTCGGCCTTCCTGCGTCAGGTCTTCTACGCCACCACGGGCGGTCACGAGCAGTACATGAACGGCTTCAACGCCGATCTCTATGCCGAGAACGCCCCCAGGACCTTTGCCTGGCTTGGCGAACTCAAGCCCCACCTGTGGCAGCAGGGGCGGACCTATCCCAAGGACGCCGCCGCGCTGGACACCCTGTTCGCGCGGGGCGAAATCGACATGGCCATGTCCTATCACCCGGCCCACGCGCAGATGAAAATCCTGGAAAAGACCTACCCGGAAACGGTGCGGACCTTTGTCCTGGCCGAGGGGGCCATCTTCAACACCCACTTCACGGCCATTCCCTTCAATGCCTCGAACAAGGCGGGCGCCATGGTCCTGGCCAATTTCCTGATGAGTCCCGAGGCCCAGCTCTCCAAATTCAGACCCGAAAACTGGGGCGACCTGCCCGCTCTTGAAGTTGCAAAACTCGAAGAGGCGCAGCGCAAGGCCTTT
This is a stretch of genomic DNA from Desulfomicrobium apsheronum. It encodes these proteins:
- the gpmI gene encoding 2,3-bisphosphoglycerate-independent phosphoglycerate mutase, whose product is MKKPCVLLILDGWGKAAPGPGNAVSQARTPRMDALLSAHPKGELKCMGRDVGLPDGQMGNSEVGHLNLGAGRIVYQDIMRINLAIEDGSLAANPVLAELAGAARGGSGRVHLMGLVSDGGVHSMQDHLVALIRSLSDQGVADICVHAFLDGRDTPPRSGLGYIKALEADLARMGAGRIVSVSGRYYAMDRDQRWDRVELAYAAMTEGRGLTAVSAADAVSDGYAAGENDEFVKPRVILRDGQPSGLIGDGDAVLFFNFRADRARELTRALTEDDFTGFARPRKIALSRFVTMTRYEKDFGLPVLFPPVSLDRILGQVVSERGMRQLRTAETEKYAHVTYFFNGGQETPFPGEDRELLPSPKDVPTYDFKPEMSVNKVTDTLVAALESGNYDMVICNFANLDMVGHTGVIPAAIKACEAVDQCLGRVMDSVVKMGGTLLVTADHGNAEDMLDAQGNVKTSHSLNPVPFVYVGPGNFKVRDGRLADVAPTILAILGIEKPVEMTGESLLLPL
- a CDS encoding ACT domain-containing protein encodes the protein MKVEQISVFLENRAGRLAEVTKTLAENQINIRALSLADTSDFGILRLIVTDNEKAKEVLKAKGFTVGRTNVVAAEVGDRPGGLHTILEMLNAGGVNVEYMYAFVTQSGRNAILIFRFDRTDQAIEVLQKNSVRILSGDELYTL
- the rsfS gene encoding ribosome silencing factor, producing the protein MEEKIEQIVTWLSDKKGTNIKALDVRGFSPLTETMIFVTARSAKHAQSLADEVMQKLAERKWEFFGVEGMQSGHWVLVDCNDVIVHVFQDEMRSMYNVEGLYSQATALELPASVTAGEGK
- the nudC gene encoding NAD(+) diphosphatase is translated as MDHYSRSALNTFAGLVLNRKPLAPLDAPDWEKSLTSKHAVFVVVRGDEILFDGTRLEPLLLAPPMLGACDRAHLQAMLLGDDGSRRYFAINIERLPAGTVQCLSSLGTFVPLRRHAAVLPRQMAALLGYARAVAGWHSLARYCGLCGHPTMPRPGSPAQTCTNPACGAVHFPRVNPAMIVLVHHRDSQGDRCLLGRQSLWQPRVYSALSGYVEPGESVEDAVLREVMEETGVTVRDIHYFSSQPWPFSGSLMLGFHARATSTKIHIDEDELEDARWFARHEIPALLDSGELALPSAETIARHLFDAWYLGGEIGRD
- a CDS encoding cupin domain-containing protein gives rise to the protein MQARILRHAPGNEYFFREGCFITELSNEDHDPAASMARARVEPGRTTAWHALNQTAERYVILEGQGRVEVGDLQPQNVDPGDVVIIPPGVRQRITCTSTSDLIFLAVCTPRFDPRNYIALEK
- a CDS encoding RNA recognition motif domain-containing protein, whose amino-acid sequence is MNIYVGNLSWSTTDADLKSLFSQYGEVTSAHVIEDRATGRSRGFGFVEMDDEGARQAIQAVNGTDFQGRNLKVNESQPRESRPRY
- a CDS encoding radical SAM/SPASM domain-containing protein, giving the protein MTSARSFRFQRVYVEITNICNLRCDFCAGTTRPPASMDPEFFRRVLDQLVPLTDQVCLHVMGEPLLHPHLETILELCAAAGIGVNLTTNAALLHGKADMLMRARALRQVNFSMQSLRRGEDLDHDTLERILEFSLRAAELRPELFINFRLWTLQSLNASEHSQFNAVILHRIAAALDREIQPPAPGRKSSRLLGRIYLHTDTVFEWPGDLTTLERSRGFCHALSTHCAILVDGTVCPCCLDADARLALGNIHDTPLTAILDSPRARAMAAGFAAGRLVEEVCRHCTYCRRFKSRAQR
- a CDS encoding DMT family transporter → MQKNQKKAYICGLAAVCLWSTVATAFKLSLRHLGPEPLLFYASLTSVLVLLLILAIQGRMRELSRLTFKDARFSLLLGGLNPFLYYLVLIRAYDLLRAQEAQAINYTWAITMSLLSIPLLGQRLRGLQFVAIGLGYLGALIISTRGNLLGFEMASPLGFALAMGSTVIWALFWIFGVKDAMDPTLRLLLNFCCGAVYTGAWALLSGISLIPNGPGLLGAVYLGIFEMGVTFVLWMSALRLSRTTAQVSNMIYLAPFLSLFIIHFLLGETIHAATLAGLGFILAGTVTQKFADAQATK
- a CDS encoding CHAP domain-containing protein; its protein translation is MRPCSKTIRLFLILLLTMLAACSKPAPGPSQAAPAPTNATAEAPAPQSPAPTADIQAAPQSETTPKRTTETQEAPCLECDAVDPSQDRADCFKLQPGKTSKNKHGKTVTGRCQPQCVPYARCRSGIMTCRLGDTGPVEWFECARKNKATTLVPKAGSIMVIDVNTRRKMPTGHLGYVEEACPNADGTWSLRFSHTNFDRKCHLDLDAKVLFNPATMTATFLSGPWKTWAKDLKIRGFILR
- a CDS encoding phenylacetate--CoA ligase family protein, with the translated sequence MLYDVSNETMPREELEALQLKRLKAMVEKVYYNVPFYQGRFNEMNVRPEQIRSLEDLKYLPFTEKQDLRNNYPFGLFAVPRDNVVRVHASSGTTGKATVVGYTQRDVNTWAELMARSLMCAGASRRDIVHNAYGYGLFTGGLGMHYGVERLGATILPISGGGTRRQVMLMRDFGSTILCSTPSYALFLYESVLAAGMSISDLKLHTGIFGAEPWSEKMRSEIESKLQIKALDIYGLSEIMGPGVGMECCDAQDGLHIWEDHFLIEIIDPETGEQLPLGETGELVITTITKEAQPLIRYRTRDITRIEAIPCRCGRTHRRISRIQGRSDDMLIIRGVNVFPQQIETILLETQGVAPHYQLILTRQGSLDMLEVKVEVDEKLFSDEIRHLQRIEAKIQKNIKEFLGVTAKVTLSEPQSIERSEGKAKRIIDLRNS